Genomic segment of Paenalkalicoccus suaedae:
TTTAACAATACCATAAAAGTCATACTTTTGATTTTAATAAAGTTTCACTTGAAATCAACACTAATATTGTCCAACGAATCAAGATGGATGCGCTTGTTCCGATCCGTAACTACCCTATACTAAAAGAAATAGACAAATGATTAGGGAGCGTGAGTCCATGAGGGTAGCGGTATTAACTCATACGAAGAATATAGACAAGCAAACGCTAGAAAAACCGATATGTGCTGATGACGAGGTGATCGTCGAAATTAAAGCCGTCGGTCTATGTGGATCTGACATTCACTACTATGAGCATGGCCGAATCGGCTCGTTCGTTGTTGAAGCACCAATTATCCTCGGTCACGAGGCGAGCGGCGTAATTGTCGAGGTCGGTAAAGACGTCCCCACGCGAGCGGTTGGCGAGAGAGTTGCTATTGAACCTGGGATCCCTTGTCGAAAGTGCGACTATTGCTCAGACGGGCGCTATAACCTTTGTCCCAACGTTCGTTTTCTCGCAACACCTCCATATGACGGCGCCTTTTGCGAATACGTAGCGATGCGCGCTGACATGGTCTATCCCGTGCCAGATACTATGAGCTACGCCGAGGCTGCGTTGATCGAGCCCTTCTCAGTCGGCCTGCACGCGATCGACCGGGCAGATCTTGCTATGGGCGAAAATATAGTAATCATGGGCATGGGGCCAATCGGTCTGATGACAGCGGCCGCGGCTTCGATGCGCGGAGCGGGAGAAGTTATCGGTGTTGATCTTGAAGGGGAAAGACTCGAGCTTGCCAAAAGGTTTGGCGTCACAAAAACAATAAATCTAGCAGAAGAAAACCTAGAAGAAGCCGTCTTGAAGGCTACAGCAGGAAAAGGTGCGGATGTGTGCATCGAAACAGCAGGTAGCACGAAAGCAGTTCAAGGCTGTCTCCAAGTAGTCAAACGCGGCGGGAAGATCACGATCGTCGGAATGC
This window contains:
- a CDS encoding NAD(P)-dependent alcohol dehydrogenase, producing the protein MRVAVLTHTKNIDKQTLEKPICADDEVIVEIKAVGLCGSDIHYYEHGRIGSFVVEAPIILGHEASGVIVEVGKDVPTRAVGERVAIEPGIPCRKCDYCSDGRYNLCPNVRFLATPPYDGAFCEYVAMRADMVYPVPDTMSYAEAALIEPFSVGLHAIDRADLAMGENIVIMGMGPIGLMTAAAASMRGAGEVIGVDLEGERLELAKRFGVTKTINLAEENLEEAVLKATAGKGADVCIETAGSTKAVQGCLQVVKRGGKITIVGMPPTDIAELNISDIVGKEVDINGVFRYHHTYPKAIKLLEKSTIKLEDMVSATYKLEDTAEAIERAINDKKSTMKLIIEP